From Candidatus Zixiibacteriota bacterium, a single genomic window includes:
- a CDS encoding tandem-95 repeat protein, whose amino-acid sequence NNVNLAPIMTAIGSKVVDEGVNLNFGISASDADGTIPTLTAEDVPLNATFVDNANGTGTFDFNPDFTQSGPYSVRFIASDGALADTEVVAITVNNINLAPVLAGIGSQSVDEGANLNFGVSASDPDATTPTLMAEDVPTNAMFTDNGDGTGTFDFNPDFTQSGPYNVRFIASDGVLADTEIVAITVNHINLPPIIDPIGPRAVVEGANLNFTLTSSDPDGTTPQLSAETVPENATFTDNGDGTGTFDFNPVFTQSAIYLVTFIASDGVLADTEAVVITVYESGNQAPIFAATSPQSVDEGSNLNFSVSAVDPDGTIPILTAENVPANATFTVHGNGSGTLDFNPDFTQSGPYNVRFIASDGALADTEIVAITVNNINLAPVLAGIGSQSVDEGANLNVGVSASDPDATTPALTAEDVPTNATFTDNGDGTGVFDFTPGFDQSGPYTVLFIATDGILSDSEYVSITVTELGTGTPPASVTDLDAEVSGSSIRLSWSDVSTDTAGAFTTVSRYVIYRGTKAYFDPTPADSIAGILPGVAEFFDNDTGGADVVGDTTTDYFYLIKSVDIGGLSSGNSNRVGCMDMQIIATSTTNYNLCALPFVATGITNAQQLVASMGGTSNVLTVNKYITSSQSYQAWFAAGFGTNFSVSAGSVFQVNAAQNFVWSIAGQVPDPGSLSYQIVTTPTTSFSLVMIPFEYEDIFIVAQDVIDNVPGLLNTLNEFVPTSQSFRSRFAAGFGINFGLRAGRVYQANGAAPGVFPAP is encoded by the coding sequence CAACAACGTGAATCTCGCTCCAATAATGACTGCCATCGGTTCGAAGGTGGTCGACGAGGGCGTTAACCTGAACTTCGGTATATCGGCATCTGATGCTGATGGTACGATTCCGACACTGACTGCCGAGGATGTTCCTCTCAACGCTACGTTTGTAGATAATGCCAATGGCACCGGAACATTCGACTTTAATCCCGACTTCACACAGTCAGGTCCATACAGTGTCAGGTTCATCGCATCTGATGGCGCACTCGCAGACACAGAAGTTGTAGCTATCACAGTCAACAACATCAATCTCGCTCCGGTACTTGCAGGTATTGGATCACAGAGTGTTGACGAAGGCGCAAATCTCAATTTCGGAGTTTCAGCCTCCGATCCTGATGCTACGACACCAACACTGATGGCCGAAGATGTTCCGACCAATGCGATGTTCACAGATAACGGTGATGGCACGGGGACATTCGACTTCAATCCCGACTTCACACAGTCTGGACCATACAATGTCAGGTTCATCGCCTCTGATGGTGTATTGGCCGACACAGAGATTGTCGCTATCACAGTCAATCACATTAATCTACCGCCGATTATCGATCCAATCGGACCCAGAGCCGTTGTAGAGGGAGCGAATCTAAACTTCACATTGACATCCAGCGATCCAGACGGTACAACGCCGCAGCTAAGTGCGGAAACAGTTCCTGAGAATGCGACTTTCACCGATAATGGCGATGGTACAGGGACATTTGATTTCAATCCAGTGTTCACTCAGTCGGCGATCTATCTGGTTACGTTCATAGCATCAGATGGGGTGCTTGCCGATACCGAGGCGGTTGTAATAACCGTATACGAATCCGGGAACCAGGCGCCGATTTTCGCCGCCACAAGCCCACAAAGTGTTGACGAAGGATCGAATCTCAACTTCAGTGTTTCGGCGGTCGACCCAGACGGCACGATTCCCATTCTGACGGCAGAAAATGTTCCCGCGAATGCCACTTTCACTGTCCATGGCAACGGTAGCGGCACACTGGATTTCAATCCGGACTTCACTCAGTCTGGTCCATACAATGTCAGATTCATCGCCTCTGATGGCGCACTTGCAGATACTGAGATCGTAGCCATCACAGTCAACAACATCAATCTCGCTCCGGTGCTTGCAGGTATTGGATCACAGAGTGTTGACGAAGGTGCAAACCTGAACGTGGGCGTATCGGCATCTGATCCGGATGCTACGACACCGGCTTTGACGGCCGAAGATGTCCCAACAAATGCGACATTCACAGATAACGGTGATGGCACGGGTGTTTTCGACTTCACTCCTGGATTCGATCAATCAGGTCCGTATACGGTGCTCTTTATCGCCACTGATGGCATTCTGTCGGACAGCGAGTATGTGAGCATTACAGTCACCGAATTGGGAACGGGCACACCGCCTGCTTCGGTCACTGACCTTGATGCGGAAGTCTCTGGCAGTTCGATAAGACTGAGTTGGTCGGATGTAAGCACGGACACAGCAGGCGCCTTCACTACGGTGAGCCGCTACGTCATCTATCGCGGTACCAAGGCATATTTCGATCCGACACCTGCGGATTCGATTGCCGGGATCCTCCCCGGAGTTGCCGAGTTCTTCGACAACGATACAGGCGGTGCTGATGTGGTAGGCGACACAACGACAGATTATTTCTATCTCATAAAGTCTGTCGACATCGGTGGGCTTTCATCGGGCAACTCTAATAGAGTCGGTTGTATGGACATGCAAATCATCGCGACTTCGACGACAAATTACAACCTTTGTGCCCTGCCATTTGTGGCGACCGGAATCACCAATGCTCAGCAGCTTGTAGCTTCAATGGGTGGAACAAGTAATGTGCTGACGGTCAACAAGTATATTACGTCGTCTCAGAGTTATCAGGCCTGGTTTGCTGCCGGATTTGGAACCAACTTCTCCGTCTCGGCAGGCAGCGTGTTTCAGGTGAATGCAGCACAGAATTTTGTCTGGTCAATAGCGGGTCAGGTTCCGGATCCGGGCAGTCTCAGCTACCAGATTGTGACTACGCCGACAACGAGTTTCTCGCTGGTTATGATACCGTTTGAATATGAAGATATATTTATCGTCGCTCAGGACGTAATAGATAATGTACCCGGCCTGTTGAATACACTCAACGAGTTTGTCCCGACCTCCCAATCGTTCAGATCAAGGTTTGCGGCAGGTTTTGGCATAAACTTCGGGCTGAGAGCGGGCAGAGTCTATCAGGCTAACGGTGCTGCGCCGGGAGTATTTCCAGCGCCTTAG
- a CDS encoding IPT/TIG domain-containing protein, whose amino-acid sequence MKSQSIVIKGLGEHRKALLAVLILSILTLPSAAFAQGSIFGSVQNSDVSTPANGDISFVGFLDDTDEEIRIETSDGAGYDTGNWFDDFQNYQTEAAGNPYDYYFHNSTNGEAYHLAKLIPINSFQQEDIVLEAASLPSAPTGLAATALSTSSMLVSWTGSAGLTYHVYRRNASSNGSLFRLDNTAGSLSDPGVSETYFVDNTTDGVSSYVYVLIAEDVSGNYSPHSAQVTGNSAAPAAPAVTSLDPATGVTIGGTFVSIYGSEFDPAGVGVTFGGVSATSITVVSPYHVTANTPAGTSVVDVTVTNTASTLSGTLPSAFTYYGNSAPIADAGPDQLGQFKTTLITLDGSASSDIDLDILGYHWKQISGPEAVVLSDSNVVDPSFTVATNGDYFFELLVDDAIDYSDPDTVRVEVVERAPVLAAIGSQIVTEGANLNVGVSASDPDGTTPSLTAENVPINATFTDNGDGTGTFDFNPDFTQAGTYSIRFIASDGVLADTEIVAITVNDAGNQAPVLAAIGSQVVDENVNLNFGVSASDPDATTPALTAEDIPANATFTDNGDGTGTFDFTPDYTQAGPYSVRFIASDGALADTEIVAITVNDAGNQRPVLAAIGAQIVDEGANLNFAVSASDPDGTIPTLTAKNIPTNGTFTDNGDGSGSFDFNPGFTQSGVYNVIFIASDVALADTEIVQITVTDAGNQAPILAAIGSQVVDEGANLNVGISATDPDGTTPALTALDVPVNATFTDNGNGTGTFDFNPSFIQAGPHSVTFIASDGIHADTEVVAITVNEAGNQSPILVSIGSQIVDEGANLNFGVSASDPDGSTPALTAENVPTNATFTDNGDGTGIFDFNPDFTQAGPYNIRFIASDGALADTEIVAITVYDAGNQAPVLAAIGSQIVNEGANLTFGVSASDPDATVPALTAEDVPANATFTDNGDGTGTFDFNPDFTQAGPYSVRFIASDGVLADTEIVSITVNDAGNQAPVLAAIGSQLVDEGANLNVGISASDPDGTIPALTAEDVPANATFTDNGDGTGTFDFNPDFTQAGPYSVRFIASDGALADTEVVAITVDEAGNQAPVLAAIGAQNVDEGANLNVGISASDPDGTIPVLTAEDVPLNATFTDNGNGTGLFDFNPDFIQAGIYNVRFIASDGALADTEVVAVTVNDAGNQAPVLAAIGSQVVDEGANLNIGISATDPDATIPTLTAEDVPTNATFLDNGDGTGTFDFNPDFTQAGPYSVRFIASDGALADTEIVSITVYDAGNQAPILAAIGSQLVDEGANLNFGVTASDPDGSIPSLTAEDVPTNATFTDNGDGTGTFDFNPGFTQAGPYNVRFIASDGALADTEVVAITVNEAGNQSPVLAAIGAQVVDEGANLNFGVSASDADATIPSLTAEDVPVNATFTDNGNGTGTFDFNPDFTQAGPYNVRFIASDGALADTEIVAITVNDAGNQSPVLAAIGAQAVDEGANLNFGVSASDPDGTTPALTAEDVPTNAIFTDNGDGTGIFDFNPDFLQNGTYNVRFIASDGALADTEIVSITVNEAGNQAPVLATIGSQLVDEGANLNFVVSASDPDATIPALTAEDIPTNATFIDNGDGTGTFDFNPDFTQAGPYNVRFIASDGALADTEIVAITVNDAGNQAPVLAAIGPQLVDEGTNLNFGVSATDVDGTVPALTAEDIPINATFIDNGDGTGTFDFNPDFAQAGLFSVRFIASDGALADTEIVAITVNDAGNQAPVLAAIGPQVVDEGANLNVGVSASDPDATIPALTAENVPTNAAFVDNGDGTGTFDFNPSYLQAGVYSVRVIASDGALADSEDVQITVVDAGNQAPDVVVVDSQFVDEGANLNFAVSATDPDSTIPALTAQNLPTNATFVDNGDGTGTFDFNPSFAQVGEYTVLFEASDGALTDIDSVVVTVNDVNQPPTLDPIGPRVINPGYNLNFVVTSSDPDSTYPTLTAANVPLNASFTDLLNGTGAFNFTPDSSQVGNHLVTFVASDGVFADTEVVTINVNLSNMPPVITAITPKTVAEGGLLEFVITATDPEGHGISLYIADPFENAVLADSGNGHGLFTYQPSYYQAGIDTVKFLAIDDGNPPAAGTRKVIITTTDVNRPPTFRPIPPQSVLLGDSLMLRLVATDSTDADGGPMFLSAIKKPLNSTFVDSGNGIGGLKYIPVVSQVGVDTARFVCFDDEDPALSGIISVEITTVLSNQPPVLAPIGPKVVTEGDTLQFNVYATDPDGPFILLYTGTLPRNATFVDSGNGVGTFTFMPDFVQSGLKSVKFTASDGMKTDYETVLIQIYDNPQAPIITVSSDTTFTEGEILEFLITAIDPDSTTPGLRMDTIVTAPYATFVDSGNGNGGFRFAPVFVQAGIYDFSFIAFDESGLADTGVVTVTVLDAGNQSPLFMELQVDGLPQPFEDTIFLKERDVLEFELFTTDADSVPPLISGSPIPSTATFTDNLDFTASFSWETSYSDSGVYDIRFYAVDGVDPLEVDSVDMTIVIANDNRPPFVIRFEKDGDIWPFPYHDDLNEGETGVYDVEMIDPDSVSPILRLSRVDYDADTLLPLPANVVVTDEGNNFGSVTFSPNYFQSSTTPYVFRVFAKDAEDTTLYIQKDFEVTVHDLKQNPVLDPIPTPIVVTEGDSVNLVITYTDADSPPTLPLTLLMNPVLENAGINVIDQNSADFHFYPWFDQAGDYLVVFQVRDFEFKIDTQTVLFQVLEAGPQPPILYVPFAPMATVNLGSAFNQRIYSIDPEGDAITLSAINMPLHSSFVDSTNGAGSFYFDPDATQANFTYFVTFISSDGTYDDSVTVEFFVQEFVCGDVDGSGDIDIDDVVYLIAWIFTGGPYPEPLIAADVHRTDCPLVVVDIDDVTHLVSYIFTGGAPPNCDCP is encoded by the coding sequence GTGAAGTCACAAAGCATAGTTATCAAAGGACTGGGAGAGCATCGGAAAGCTCTTCTGGCAGTCCTGATTCTGTCGATACTAACTCTGCCATCGGCAGCGTTCGCGCAAGGCTCGATTTTCGGATCGGTGCAGAATTCTGATGTGAGCACGCCCGCGAACGGAGACATTTCTTTTGTAGGTTTTCTCGACGATACGGACGAGGAGATTCGAATTGAAACGTCCGATGGTGCCGGTTATGATACTGGTAACTGGTTCGATGATTTCCAGAACTACCAGACCGAGGCCGCGGGGAACCCGTACGACTACTATTTTCACAATAGTACAAATGGCGAGGCATACCATCTGGCAAAGCTGATCCCTATCAACAGCTTCCAGCAGGAAGACATCGTGCTTGAGGCCGCAAGCCTCCCGTCAGCCCCGACCGGATTAGCTGCCACGGCGCTCTCGACGAGCTCTATGCTCGTCTCCTGGACCGGTTCGGCCGGATTGACCTACCATGTTTATCGCAGAAACGCGTCCTCTAATGGATCGCTTTTCAGACTCGATAATACTGCCGGCAGTCTATCAGACCCGGGTGTCAGTGAGACATACTTCGTCGACAACACCACAGATGGTGTCTCATCGTATGTCTATGTTTTGATTGCCGAAGATGTGTCAGGCAACTATTCTCCTCACTCTGCACAAGTGACGGGAAATTCTGCTGCTCCGGCTGCTCCGGCTGTGACATCTCTTGATCCAGCGACTGGAGTCACTATTGGTGGAACGTTCGTAAGTATCTACGGCAGCGAATTCGATCCCGCAGGAGTCGGTGTAACATTCGGTGGAGTCTCAGCTACTTCAATCACGGTTGTGTCACCGTACCATGTCACCGCGAACACTCCTGCCGGAACTAGCGTAGTTGATGTGACTGTCACAAATACAGCCTCGACTCTGTCCGGAACGCTTCCGTCAGCATTCACCTACTACGGAAACTCCGCACCGATCGCTGACGCTGGTCCAGATCAACTGGGACAATTCAAGACTACTCTGATAACGCTGGATGGCTCAGCCTCGAGTGACATCGATCTCGACATTCTCGGCTATCACTGGAAGCAAATCTCCGGCCCGGAGGCCGTGGTGCTTTCTGACAGTAATGTGGTCGATCCCTCATTTACAGTAGCCACGAACGGCGATTATTTCTTCGAGCTGCTGGTTGACGACGCAATCGATTACTCCGATCCTGACACTGTTAGAGTGGAGGTCGTCGAGCGCGCTCCCGTTCTTGCGGCAATCGGATCTCAGATAGTCACCGAAGGCGCGAATCTGAACGTCGGCGTCTCTGCATCCGATCCTGACGGTACGACACCATCACTTACGGCTGAAAATGTGCCGATAAATGCGACATTTACAGATAACGGCGACGGCACAGGGACATTCGATTTCAATCCGGATTTCACACAGGCGGGCACGTACAGTATCCGATTCATAGCTTCTGACGGTGTCCTCGCAGACACAGAAATCGTTGCGATCACCGTCAACGACGCGGGCAATCAGGCCCCGGTGCTTGCTGCTATCGGCTCGCAGGTGGTAGATGAAAATGTAAACCTGAATTTTGGCGTGTCTGCCTCTGATCCTGACGCCACAACACCGGCACTGACCGCTGAAGATATTCCGGCAAACGCAACGTTCACCGACAATGGTGATGGCACCGGTACGTTCGACTTCACCCCGGACTACACACAGGCGGGGCCGTACAGCGTCAGATTCATCGCCTCCGACGGTGCACTTGCCGATACTGAAATCGTCGCAATTACGGTCAACGACGCGGGTAACCAAAGGCCTGTTCTTGCGGCCATTGGTGCACAGATTGTTGATGAAGGCGCGAATCTGAATTTCGCCGTGTCTGCGTCCGATCCCGATGGGACCATCCCGACGCTAACAGCCAAGAATATTCCGACAAACGGAACGTTCACGGACAATGGCGATGGCTCAGGATCATTCGACTTCAATCCAGGCTTCACTCAGTCGGGCGTCTACAATGTGATCTTCATCGCATCCGATGTCGCGCTGGCTGATACAGAAATAGTCCAGATAACAGTAACAGATGCGGGCAATCAGGCACCTATTCTTGCTGCAATCGGATCGCAGGTGGTTGACGAAGGCGCCAATCTGAATGTCGGTATATCGGCAACCGATCCGGATGGCACAACACCGGCACTGACTGCTTTAGATGTACCTGTTAATGCTACGTTCACGGACAACGGCAATGGTACCGGCACATTCGATTTCAACCCCAGCTTCATACAAGCTGGTCCACACAGCGTGACGTTCATTGCGTCAGATGGTATACATGCAGACACAGAGGTTGTCGCGATTACCGTGAATGAAGCGGGTAATCAGTCACCTATTCTGGTGTCTATCGGTTCGCAGATAGTGGACGAAGGCGCAAATCTGAACTTCGGCGTATCTGCATCCGATCCCGACGGATCTACTCCGGCGCTGACTGCAGAAAATGTCCCGACAAATGCTACATTCACCGATAACGGCGACGGTACCGGGATATTTGACTTCAATCCCGATTTCACACAGGCGGGTCCATATAACATCAGATTCATCGCGTCAGATGGCGCGCTCGCCGACACCGAAATAGTCGCAATAACTGTGTACGATGCCGGCAACCAGGCACCTGTTCTTGCAGCTATAGGCTCACAGATTGTTAATGAAGGCGCGAATTTGACCTTCGGCGTATCCGCATCCGATCCGGATGCGACAGTTCCGGCGTTGACCGCAGAAGATGTTCCTGCCAACGCTACGTTCACAGACAATGGTGACGGCACTGGGACATTCGATTTCAATCCGGATTTCACACAGGCGGGCCCGTACAGTGTCCGATTCATAGCTTCTGACGGTGTCCTCGCAGACACGGAAATAGTCTCGATCACTGTTAATGATGCCGGTAATCAGGCCCCGGTTCTTGCAGCTATCGGATCTCAACTGGTCGACGAGGGTGCGAATCTGAATGTTGGCATATCAGCTTCTGATCCCGATGGCACGATTCCAGCACTGACTGCTGAGGATGTTCCTGCGAATGCGACTTTCACCGATAACGGCGACGGCACTGGTACATTCGATTTCAATCCTGATTTCACTCAGGCAGGACCGTACAGTGTCAGATTTATAGCATCTGACGGCGCACTGGCTGACACAGAGGTCGTTGCGATCACGGTCGATGAGGCTGGCAATCAGGCGCCGGTGCTTGCAGCTATCGGCGCGCAGAATGTTGATGAAGGTGCGAATCTGAATGTCGGCATATCGGCATCCGATCCGGATGGCACCATTCCCGTACTCACGGCAGAGGACGTGCCATTGAATGCGACATTCACTGACAACGGCAACGGCACAGGTCTGTTTGATTTCAATCCTGACTTCATACAGGCAGGCATATACAACGTGAGATTCATAGCTTCAGACGGCGCACTGGCCGATACTGAAGTGGTCGCAGTTACGGTCAACGATGCAGGCAATCAGGCCCCGGTTCTTGCCGCGATTGGTTCACAGGTTGTCGATGAAGGCGCTAATCTGAATATCGGCATCTCAGCTACTGATCCTGATGCAACCATTCCCACTCTGACTGCCGAGGATGTTCCGACCAATGCGACATTCTTAGACAACGGCGACGGCACCGGCACATTCGACTTCAATCCCGACTTCACTCAGGCGGGTCCATACAGCGTCAGATTTATCGCATCTGATGGCGCACTCGCCGACACGGAAATAGTTTCGATCACTGTTTACGATGCCGGCAATCAGGCACCAATTCTCGCAGCTATCGGCTCTCAATTGGTCGACGAGGGTGCGAACCTGAACTTCGGCGTGACGGCATCTGATCCCGATGGCTCGATTCCATCCCTGACGGCTGAAGATGTTCCCACCAATGCGACGTTCACGGATAACGGAGATGGTACCGGCACGTTCGATTTCAATCCTGGTTTTACGCAGGCCGGGCCATACAATGTGAGATTCATAGCTTCTGATGGTGCACTTGCAGACACAGAGGTTGTTGCGATCACGGTCAATGAGGCCGGCAATCAGTCACCGGTACTCGCGGCTATTGGCGCGCAGGTAGTTGATGAAGGTGCGAACCTTAACTTCGGCGTGTCTGCATCTGATGCGGATGCGACGATACCGAGTCTGACAGCCGAGGATGTTCCTGTGAACGCGACGTTCACAGACAATGGCAACGGCACAGGCACATTCGACTTCAATCCTGACTTCACGCAGGCAGGCCCGTATAATGTCAGGTTCATAGCATCTGACGGTGCCTTGGCCGATACCGAAATCGTTGCGATCACCGTAAACGATGCAGGTAATCAATCCCCTGTCCTGGCGGCTATTGGCGCACAGGCAGTTGATGAAGGTGCGAACCTGAATTTCGGCGTGTCGGCGTCCGATCCTGATGGCACAACGCCGGCTCTGACCGCAGAGGATGTTCCGACCAATGCGATATTCACAGATAACGGCGACGGCACCGGCATATTTGACTTCAATCCGGACTTCTTGCAGAATGGGACTTATAACGTCAGGTTCATTGCATCTGATGGCGCGCTGGCAGACACGGAAATAGTCTCGATCACTGTCAACGAAGCTGGCAACCAGGCACCTGTGCTTGCCACAATAGGTTCTCAGCTTGTTGATGAAGGCGCGAATCTGAACTTCGTTGTATCAGCATCCGATCCCGATGCCACCATACCAGCGCTGACCGCTGAAGACATTCCGACAAATGCGACGTTCATCGACAATGGCGACGGTACCGGCACTTTTGACTTCAACCCTGATTTCACGCAGGCCGGACCATACAATGTGAGATTCATCGCCTCTGACGGTGCACTTGCCGATACTGAAATCGTAGCGATTACGGTCAATGATGCAGGTAATCAGGCACCCGTACTTGCGGCTATCGGTCCTCAACTTGTTGATGAAGGCACGAATCTGAACTTCGGAGTCTCTGCCACCGATGTTGACGGTACGGTTCCGGCGTTGACTGCTGAAGACATTCCGATTAATGCGACGTTCATCGACAATGGCGACGGCACCGGCACATTCGACTTCAATCCCGATTTCGCACAGGCCGGGTTATTCAGTGTGAGATTCATAGCATCTGACGGCGCACTGGCAGACACTGAAATTGTCGCGATTACCGTTAATGACGCCGGCAATCAGGCTCCGGTGCTGGCAGCCATCGGGCCGCAAGTGGTCGATGAAGGCGCTAACCTGAATGTGGGCGTATCCGCATCCGATCCGGATGCTACAATTCCGGCATTGACGGCGGAGAATGTCCCGACGAATGCGGCATTCGTCGACAATGGGGATGGTACCGGCACATTTGATTTCAATCCAAGTTATCTCCAGGCAGGCGTCTATTCGGTTAGAGTCATCGCTTCTGACGGTGCCCTTGCAGATTCTGAAGATGTGCAGATCACGGTCGTCGATGCCGGTAACCAGGCACCGGATGTCGTGGTAGTGGACTCGCAGTTCGTAGACGAAGGTGCTAACCTCAACTTTGCTGTCTCGGCGACAGATCCGGATTCGACCATACCGGCGCTGACAGCACAGAATCTGCCGACGAATGCGACGTTTGTCGACAACGGTGATGGCACCGGCACGTTCGACTTCAATCCGAGTTTCGCACAAGTGGGCGAGTACACCGTCCTCTTCGAAGCGAGTGATGGTGCGCTCACAGATATTGATTCGGTCGTCGTAACGGTGAACGATGTCAATCAGCCACCTACGCTCGATCCGATTGGGCCGCGTGTGATCAACCCGGGCTACAATCTGAACTTCGTGGTGACATCGTCTGACCCCGACAGCACATACCCGACTCTGACTGCAGCAAATGTGCCGCTTAACGCTTCGTTTACAGATTTGCTCAACGGTACCGGAGCGTTCAACTTCACTCCCGATTCTTCGCAGGTGGGCAATCACCTTGTTACGTTTGTTGCATCTGATGGGGTCTTTGCCGATACGGAGGTAGTAACCATCAACGTCAATCTGTCCAATATGCCGCCGGTAATCACTGCAATCACTCCAAAGACAGTGGCTGAAGGTGGTTTGTTGGAATTTGTGATCACGGCCACAGATCCTGAAGGCCATGGCATATCGCTGTATATCGCCGATCCATTCGAGAACGCAGTACTCGCAGATTCCGGCAACGGTCACGGTTTGTTCACCTACCAGCCAAGCTATTATCAGGCCGGCATCGATACGGTCAAGTTCCTTGCCATCGACGACGGCAATCCACCCGCGGCAGGGACGCGCAAAGTCATTATCACTACTACTGACGTCAACAGACCGCCAACCTTCAGACCGATTCCACCGCAGTCTGTGCTGCTCGGAGATTCACTTATGCTGAGGCTGGTCGCGACAGATTCGACTGACGCCGATGGCGGACCGATGTTCCTCAGCGCCATCAAGAAACCGCTGAATTCCACATTCGTCGATTCAGGAAATGGCATTGGCGGTCTCAAGTACATACCGGTAGTATCTCAGGTCGGAGTTGATACCGCAAGATTCGTCTGCTTCGATGACGAAGATCCGGCACTCTCGGGAATCATTTCGGTAGAGATCACGACGGTTCTCAGCAACCAGCCACCGGTGCTGGCCCCAATCGGACCCAAAGTCGTCACTGAGGGCGATACGCTCCAATTCAATGTATATGCGACAGATCCGGATGGTCCGTTCATTCTTCTCTATACCGGCACGCTGCCGAGAAACGCCACCTTTGTCGATTCAGGCAATGGCGTCGGAACGTTCACCTTCATGCCTGACTTCGTTCAGAGCGGACTCAAGAGCGTAAAATTCACGGCAAGTGACGGCATGAAAACCGATTATGAGACGGTCCTCATCCAGATATATGACAATCCACAGGCGCCGATCATCACGGTGTCGAGTGATACGACTTTCACAGAGGGAGAGATTCTGGAATTCCTGATCACAGCGATCGATCCAGATTCGACTACTCCCGGACTGCGGATGGATACGATAGTCACTGCGCCGTACGCAACATTCGTCGATTCCGGAAACGGAAATGGCGGGTTCAGATTTGCACCTGTCTTTGTCCAGGCGGGAATCTACGATTTCTCATTCATAGCTTTCGACGAGTCGGGGCTTGCTGACACCGGTGTGGTGACTGTCACGGTACTTGATGCCGGTAATCAGTCACCGCTGTTCATGGAGCTGCAAGTCGATGGATTGCCGCAACCGTTCGAGGATACGATCTTCCTGAAAGAGCGCGACGTACTTGAGTTTGAGCTGTTCACGACGGATGCTGATTCAGTGCCACCTCTGATTTCGGGGTCACCGATACCCAGCACTGCAACGTTTACCGACAATCTCGACTTTACGGCCTCATTCTCTTGGGAGACAAGCTATTCCGATTCCGGGGTCTACGATATCAGGTTCTATGCCGTTGATGGAGTCGATCCGCTTGAAGTGGATAGTGTTGACATGACTATTGTCATTGCGAACGATAACAGGCCGCCGTTCGTCATCAGGTTTGAAAAGGATGGTGACATTTGGCCTTTTCCGTATCATGACGATTTGAACGAAGGGGAGACCGGCGTTTACGACGTCGAAATGATTGACCCGGATTCGGTATCGCCGATACTTCGTCTGAGCAGAGTTGATTATGATGCCGACACACTGCTTCCGCTGCCTGCCAACGTGGTTGTCACTGACGAAGGCAACAATTTCGGTTCGGTCACTTTCTCTCCGAACTATTTCCAGTCCTCGACGACCCCATACGTGTTCAGGGTGTTTGCCAAGGATGCCGAGGATACTACTCTCTACATTCAGAAAGATTTCGAAGTAACGGTGCATGACCTGAAACAGAACCCTGTTCTTGATCCCATACCTACGCCAATTGTGGTAACAGAGGGAGACAGCGTAAATCTTGTAATCACATACACCGATGCTGATTCGCCTCCAACTTTGCCTCTTACTCTACTTATGAATCCGGTGCTCGAAAATGCCGGCATTAACGTGATTGATCAGAACTCAGCAGACTTCCATTTCTATCCTTGGTTCGATCAGGCAGGCGACTATCTGGTTGTCTTCCAGGTTCGAGATTTCGAATTCAAGATCGATACTCAAACCGTGCTGTTCCAGGTCCTTGAGGCTGGCCCGCAGCCGCCGATACTCTATGTGCCATTCGCACCGATGGCGACTGTGAATCTCGGCAGCGCATTTAACCAGAGGATATATTCGATCGATCCCGAAGGTGATGCCATCACGCTGTCGGCAATCAACATGCCTCTGCATTCGTCATTCGTTGATTCAACAAACGGCGCAGGCAGCTTCTATTTCGATCCTGATGCTACGCAGGCGAATTTCACCTACTTCGTCACATTCATCAGCAGTGATGGGACTTATGACGATTCGGTCACAGTCGAATTCTTCGTGCAGGAGTTTGTGTGCGGTGATGTGGATGGCAGTGGTGATATAGACATTGATGATGTGGTTTACCTGATAGCGTGGATTTTCACCGGCGGTCCCTATCCGGAGCCTCTGATAGCGGCAGATGTTCACAGGACTGACTGCCCACTCGTGGTTGTAGACATCGATGATGTGACTCACCTGGTCTCGTACATATTCACCGGCGGTGCTCCTCCAAACTGCGATTGTCCATAG